The sequence attattatactttttaggacttaattcatttaaacttgtattgtaatattatcaaGGCGTGGAACCAATTGACCCGGAATATTGTAAGGTTCAGTCAATTTTGATTGTACTTCTAGGACAAGTTTGATTGTCTCATAGCTGGGCAAAGgtgttacaaataaatctttataaattccAATGATCTCACTGTCGTTTTATCATTAATACATATGTCACAATcgattgaataaaattgtactGCTAACAACTTTGTGACAATTACGTTATTATTAGAATTGCTCGATTCcgtttagaattatttatttacgggTTGATCATTATTTACTTTGACATGACTCTTTGAGAATTCAAGCAAGATCGCGACGTTGAAGTTTCGATGAGTAATAGAATCTAGCTACCATCAATGAATGGCTTTAAGTATAATTCCTTGTATCAACTGTGAGCCATGTATATTTCGTGACATCACCGGCTGTAGGAGTCTTATAGGTGAAGTTTAGAGCGTGAACCAAACAGTCCATGACGGTATTCATAGGAAGCTGGACGTTTGTTTAATCAATTAGTACCCTGTGAAATCGAACTGATCGGTTAAACTGAGTAGTCGTATCAGTAAGCTGATACATTATTTAGAGGTAGCGCTTATCGTATCTGATGTAAGCGCAAATTTAAACGGTGTAAAATTAAGTTTGTGATATGGAGTATTTCAAGAACTTATGGAGATATTACTTTGGAAGGCGTCAGAAGTACATTATTATCCCATTTCAGCCAGGTAAATTGTATGAAATCGAAATCGTTCAAGTAGAAACTTAGATATTTTACGTATTCTGCTAAATTTATAGTTTACATCACTTGGAAGTGTTTATAAAAGCAACAGTATAAAGCATTGGTCAAGTTTGTATTATTCTGACCGAATAAATGATTTGGCTCTGATCCAAGTGTGAGGCGCGAAAATTTTAAACGATGACGAATACTATCAGCCTTcaatgaatgattaatataaatttaaactatatttagtatgtaactaaaattgtatacaCATGATGTACTATATTCGGATTATTTTAAAAgccaataaatttaaacaatgataaattataatatatattgtaatactacaatgtatttaaaagtacgattaaatttttaattaccacTAAGTTGTATTGCATTTCGTTATTTACAATTCACCATTACGCGTGtgtgtttatattcatttattgagTACATCGACAGGATTACATAATCTTTAGACTTGATATTGAACTAAGAGAACTGTTTGTTTATTCAGATGTCATCAGCGGAACGAGACAAGGTGTCCTCGCCGTGCAAGGTATCGATTTTTGCATCGAAACTAATGGGGAAAATCATCACACGAACAAATTCAATCTCATGTCAAAAGATGTTGACAGGTGTCTTGTTATAAGACGAGGTCAGGCCTTCAAACTTGATATTCTATTAAACCGGCCATACGATGCCAGCAGAGATGCCgtttcttttatcttttatgtGTCAGGTATGTCGGAAATaacattactatttaatataatttaagaatagcAAATAGTAACTAAATACTTGTATGGAAACAGATGTCGAAAAGCGTGGGCCGTCGGGGGATACGTCAGCGGCTGTTCCTATGCTGGAGAAAGGATCCGAAACGTTAGGCGCATGGAATGCTGTGTATGACGGTCAAATGGATTCTCATCTCATGGTCGCAGTGACCGCAGCCGCTGACTGCATTGTTGCTGCGTGGCGCATCGACGTAGACACCAGATTGAATGGAGGCGAATCACTTAGCTACACACATCCACTCCCCATATATGTGCTCTTTAATCCATGGTGCTTAAACGACAGTGTTTACATGCCAGGtaggaattttatatatattaaaaacatatttgtttttttaatatattattggaacgaactggcagaaatcgtcacgtaaggagaAACCGTTATATCCCTGTTTCTCTTACTATTATAtacagtttaatataaaattacttgaacTTTTTTGtcgttgttttaatttacacggaattttaataattttcttgtcatttaattatactcaaacgtttttaatttatttaattgcgtcggttatttaatatataataaatagggaAAACAACAACCAGGTGTTCTACGACATCTCTGTAGTAGTAAGATAATTCAAaccatttaatttgaatattttatttttaataaaggacATAGCCATCGAGAGGAATACGTTCAAGAAGATGGTGGGCTTATGTATAGAGGCGTCTATAACGTAATCAAACCTATGCCATGGTATTATGCGCAGTATGAGAAGGACATATTGGAATGCGCCTTGTACCTCGTCAGAGAGATTGGAAAGGTACGCCtcgatcattaaatatattattatgactcTGTTGTTGaggtttcaaataaaattatcttcggTCATATGTTATCAATGCATTAATTGTTCTCCGAAGCAATAATTCAGAgcttgcttattattattattatttacatactattTGCTAAATAAAGTTTGCTATTAAACGATTTTCAACAGGtcgttattaaattgaaatttatgtaGTTGATTCTATTGTAATGTATtgcaatacatatatttaatggcTCAATTTATAGGTatctaaactatattattatattatatattattatctaaactGTTGCAGTTTATAAgcattaaattactttttaatattttgcacgATCAAATGAAACCgtgtctataaaatatatttttcctaaaCCAATTGACAAAGCTGTTTAAAAAAGTTAGGTAACTGTATCGTCTTTATGatgaaattaaaacttatttgaaCGCGAAgtgaaatttcaaggtcaaatttccAACGCGTAACGTAAGGCTACGTATCTTTTGAGTGAagtttttttacagaaaatctATTTTTCTGAAGTGTACTTGGTAAATTATGAATGTACTTCGTTATTATCTTGAAGTCGTCCAAGTAgtacgtaaatataatatttatttggtgaCTTTGGTGATTTAACGGCATGGACTGACACGGacttaagcatttttttttgtgttaaacaTTCAAGACGTGTAGACCACAAGATCGATTCCTTTTGCTCTATTGTCATAAAAAGTttcaacaatgaaataaaaaatgccaGATGGTACATAAAATAGGTGATTTAAaacactgtaataaataaatatccatgGAAATCTACTCTATGgaactataaatatttcaagagCTATTGGGACGTGACAGGAACTAAATTCGTTTCTGCATCATTATCGTTACATCTAGAAACGTTAAACTGAAACTTGACCAATCGCACCAAAGTTTAATACTCAAATtgcttattaaaatgaaattgtattttaggTTAAAGGTCGCGCGAGAGGCGATCCCATCAGGACGGTCCGAGCGCTGTCAGCTGCAGTCAATGTTCAAGACGACAGTGGCGTCTTGTTCGGTAACTGGGCCACAGAGTTAAGCGAATACAGTGGTGGCACACATCCGCTGAAATGGGTCGGATCATTGTCGATATTACAGAAGTATTATGAGAAGAAAAAGCCAGTCAAGTATGCGCAATGTTGGGTCTACGCTGGAGTTTTAACAAcgagtaagaaataaattaattataaaaaaatatcaacttgttttcaaataaaaacttaatagtaTAACTTAATAGTATACAATacccattattttttaatggagCTAATTTGAAGCTGTACTGAAgctaatacaaaataatcatcaatatcggttttaaaacaaacatatagCCGAACATtcttgtacataaaaaaatcgaagacttgaaataaaagtttttgtttccgaatatattactttataattattttttgaaaagatTTTCTTCTCCAGTTTGTAGAGCATTAGGAATCCCCTGTAGACCAGTGACTGGATATGACGCAGCGCACGACAGTCAAGGAAGCCTGACTATTGACATAATTAAAGATGAAGAAGGCAACACACTCGAGGAGTTCACCAGAGATTCAGTTTGGAACTATCACGTGTGGAACGAGGTGAGTCACATTTAGAAGTTCGAAGAACCAAATATTGGTTGATGTAACTATAAAACAGTTTGGCAAgaaatattattggaaattaAGAGCTTCTTATTTTATCAGTTTATATTCAACATCTGTTTCTTATTGCCGATACGATATCTGTTTATGATATACTATACGAAATACAGATGTAACATGGAttacataatcattatatatatatatatttctacttacatttacattataattatattcgatttattattatttaatttcttatagaTATGATCTTTGTTGTacttttattgcaatttttgtatggatatatgaaatgtaaaaatctaacaattatatcaatttcaaagaatacttacaaatataaaatttaaagttatatattttgtgcgATGTGTAGGTATGGATGGATCGGCCAGACTTAGGAACTGAGTACAGCGGCTGGCAAGCTATTGACTCAACACCACAAGAAACCTCAGAGGACGTTTTCCGATGTGGCCCAGCGTCTTTACGAGCTGTACGAGATGGTGAATTGCAGCGACCTTACGATGCTTCCTACGTCTTTGCGCAAGTCAATGCAGATAAGGTATGCTTGagaaatgtatattaaacagtaattgttaaaaaatgtttagattATTAATGATCCAATACTGGGCTAAGGATGAGAGGGATTAGAGCTAATTTCACGGCGCTGTTCTAATAATCGTTGGTGACATGtggaagattttttttctgACTCGTCAAGCTGTTTTTCTTCGCCGCCGACTATGAGATGAATTTAAATGACAACTCAAGTACACACGAAGTACAGTTCAGCATCAGGTCATCTCGGCCAACgtggaaaataatattttgtaacggTCTTCATATCGTAATATAATACAAGGAAGAATATAATACAAACAGATAGGCTTAGACCGGTCCAAAGATTTGTAGttaattgtgttttataataattagccaaaagttttatatattaacagacttaacatagttttttttatacttgcatattataaataagagaaaatatttatttcaggtgCTATGGAAATACTCCGGTGAAATTCAACCGTTAAAACTTTTAGCACGTGATACAGTTTCAATTGGACAAAATATTTCCACCAAAGCGATCGGTCGGATGGAGCGAGAGGTATACTTTATTaccttgtatattttaatatgaccaATTTTTGTAACGGTTCGATTCGGAACAATGCGCCTGATCATAAATTAGTAGCAAAGTTTTTTTGTGAAATCGTTGCTTTACTATACTTTTAAGGAATAAGTAAAGAtcgttgataataaaataagttataacttaaaaaaataattatatagaatttaaatgatcattttaatatttttttaaggatattACCGACCTTTATAAATATCCGGAGAGAACCCGAGAGGAACGTGATACTATGGAAAAGGCTCTGCGGAAATCAGAAAGCATATTTGCACGTTATTATCTCAATGATGCGTTTAATGACGTTGTTTTTGAATTCGAACTGAGAGACGACATTAAAATCGGACAGGACTTTAATGTGgtacgtattttatatataatcattatcaaTACGTTATGATACCTTTAACAAATGTCTTTATTATatcaagatatttaatttttggtgTTCCTAATTGTgttgtagaaataaatatagagtttattttataaaaaaaatactacaacgaatatcatttaaacatttataaaaataaaggcgaagaataaattttataaataaacattgcttACAAAGTCCGTTAGAATTCTTAATCTGACGAGcgacgttatataataataaacctttttaCTTACccaagttttatatattttttaggtcTTGCATATAAAGAACCGTTCGACGATCAACGAACATCAGGTGAAAGGAGTGCTGCGAGTGGACACAGTCACGTACACCGGGGTAACCGGAGACGGCGTGAAAAGACAAGACTTTGAGATGGTTATGGCTCCAGCGGCGAAAGAAAAAATTACACTGCCAGTCACATTTAGTGATTATTTCAAGAAAATAGTTGACCAGGTAAACTTGCTTAAGTTATTCATATTTCAGTTTATCTgatgttttttaaaaaggaTTATTCGGCAATTTTCGAACAGAGTACGACGACtgaaattagaataaattacataaaaaaattgtgcaACTTATATTTGCGCAAACCAGCAtgtacttacatacatatacttcTTGGGttattgaatatacatttataccaACCCTTGCAGGTTTCTTCGaaatatttcactttaaaatgattaattcaaaagataaaataataatcggtTTTGAACCATGGACCATCAAAAACCAACCACTGGGTTATGCAAGGATCAAATAcacataataattgttattacataataattaatgtctagaacataattttatcactaataaaatatttataaaaatacataaaattttaatgttattttattattgcgtTATTACAGGCGTCGTTCAACATAGCTTGCTTAGCGACAATAGTGGACCGAAATTTCGACTATTTCGCACAAGACGACTTCAGAGTACGAAATcccgatattaaaatatcatatgacGGAAAGCCAATTTCACGACAGGAATTTTTGGTGACAGTCAAATTAGAAAATCCTCTTCCGATACCTTTGAAGAGTGGAAAATTCTATATACAAGGACCAGGATTGGACAAACAACTTAAGATTGAACTGAGCGAGGTAATTATTAAGTTTACGTTATTGGCCCTGGTTTCTTGTGTGCTAAGCGATCAGCTGTAGACAAGTTACAGTTCAATATAATTGTGACTTTTGTGAATTTTTGTTCATCTTATTAATGAATAGAACATTAGCAGACATTGGGAACTGTTATCCTGtctgtttatatttactaattgtaTTCGCAATCGGTTAAatggtatataaattaatgcacTGTAAGGCCATTTAACGAGTTACAATAAACACTAGATTATAAAAATCGTTTTCGTGTGAAAAACATTAATGTTCGAACTCACTTAGTAATGTGTCAAATGGTTTCGAAGTATATTAATCTTaaacaaatagattttataatacaaatattatatatacaaatatatttatagattttgaaCACTCTTTACaacatctataattatataatacttggtgataggactttgtgcaagcccgcttgGGTAGGTACTACTCACTCATCAGGTAATCTGCCGCCAAGAAGCGATACTTAGTTTT comes from Vanessa atalanta chromosome 3, ilVanAtal1.2, whole genome shotgun sequence and encodes:
- the LOC125077021 gene encoding annulin-like isoform X2; translated protein: MEYFKNLWRYYFGRRQKYIIIPFQPDVISGTRQGVLAVQGIDFCIETNGENHHTNKFNLMSKDVDRCLVIRRGQAFKLDILLNRPYDASRDAVSFIFYVSDVEKRGPSGDTSAAVPMLEKGSETLGAWNAVYDGQMDSHLMVAVTAAADCIVAAWRIDVDTRLNGGESLSYTHPLPIYVLFNPWCLNDSVYMPGHSHREEYVQEDGGLMYRGVYNVIKPMPWYYAQYEKDILECALYLVREIGKVKGRARGDPIRTVRALSAAVNVQDDSGVLFGNWATELSEYSGGTHPLKWVGSLSILQKYYEKKKPVKYAQCWVYAGVLTTICRALGIPCRPVTGYDAAHDSQGSLTIDIIKDEEGNTLEEFTRDSVWNYHVWNEVWMDRPDLGTEYSGWQAIDSTPQETSEDVFRCGPASLRAVRDGELQRPYDASYVFAQVNADKVLWKYSGEIQPLKLLARDTVSIGQNISTKAIGRMEREDITDLYKYPERTREERDTMEKALRKSESIFARYYLNDAFNDVVFEFELRDDIKIGQDFNVVLHIKNRSTINEHQVKGVLRVDTVTYTGVTGDGVKRQDFEMVMAPAAKEKITLPVTFSDYFKKIVDQASFNIACLATIVDRNFDYFAQDDFRVRNPDIKISYDGKPISRQEFLVTVKLENPLPIPLKSGKFYIQGPGLDKQLKIELSENVAPGALASVQFKLTPPWAGRHQISAKFSSKELHDVDGFLSLMVSPPDTNGIPLIDANETREI
- the LOC125077021 gene encoding annulin-like isoform X1, producing MGAVKSKLANACPARCGCCGLLRSDSYDLKDLPRPPRLDTSNNVISGTRQGVLAVQGIDFCIETNGENHHTNKFNLMSKDVDRCLVIRRGQAFKLDILLNRPYDASRDAVSFIFYVSDVEKRGPSGDTSAAVPMLEKGSETLGAWNAVYDGQMDSHLMVAVTAAADCIVAAWRIDVDTRLNGGESLSYTHPLPIYVLFNPWCLNDSVYMPGHSHREEYVQEDGGLMYRGVYNVIKPMPWYYAQYEKDILECALYLVREIGKVKGRARGDPIRTVRALSAAVNVQDDSGVLFGNWATELSEYSGGTHPLKWVGSLSILQKYYEKKKPVKYAQCWVYAGVLTTICRALGIPCRPVTGYDAAHDSQGSLTIDIIKDEEGNTLEEFTRDSVWNYHVWNEVWMDRPDLGTEYSGWQAIDSTPQETSEDVFRCGPASLRAVRDGELQRPYDASYVFAQVNADKVLWKYSGEIQPLKLLARDTVSIGQNISTKAIGRMEREDITDLYKYPERTREERDTMEKALRKSESIFARYYLNDAFNDVVFEFELRDDIKIGQDFNVVLHIKNRSTINEHQVKGVLRVDTVTYTGVTGDGVKRQDFEMVMAPAAKEKITLPVTFSDYFKKIVDQASFNIACLATIVDRNFDYFAQDDFRVRNPDIKISYDGKPISRQEFLVTVKLENPLPIPLKSGKFYIQGPGLDKQLKIELSENVAPGALASVQFKLTPPWAGRHQISAKFSSKELHDVDGFLSLMVSPPDTNGIPLIDANETREI